In Brockia lithotrophica, one DNA window encodes the following:
- a CDS encoding 5-methyltetrahydropteroyltriglutamate--homocysteine methyltransferase, protein MPLVTANLGYPRLGYRRELKRALEGYWEGKITRETLLAELEALERAHLTLQKDKGLTYVPVGDFSAYDHVLDHAALFGLLPKRFGYRGGPVDLDLYFAVARGTKEAPAAAMVKWFNTNYHYIVPEWEEGVTPELTGEGPVERVRRARAWGIENVRPVLLGPYTFVRLAKGPGVEDVRRAVMALVPLYGEILRRLEAEGVSWVQIDEPALVQDVPEEHLPLLEEAYAALVGALSSLRILLQTYFEAVDHYERIVRLPVHGIGLDFVHGRARNEAALATHGFPADKVLGVGLVNGRNVWRTPLGERAEWLKGLTRYVSPERLILQPSTSLLFVPHTVKLEKKLSPELIQVLAFAEEKLDELALLAYALDPTPEVREAYREADEALRRFAAAHPFPATQGEEHVGPRKTPFPERWRIQQERFRLPLFPTTMIGSLPQTEEVRAARARWKRGEWSTETYETFIREEIARWIRIQEDLGIDVLVHGEFERSDMVEFFAEKMGGFAFLERGWVQSYGSRAVRPPIIYGPAAYLEPITVSWTAYAQSLTDRPVKGILTGPVTILQWSYAREDVPRETVARSIAWAMREEVLALERAGIGIIQIDEPAFREALPLKHADWADYLRWAVETFHILSNGVQDQTQIQSHMCYSRFDDILDAIKDLDADVILIETARSHGELIAAFEEGGYPNAIGLGVWDIHSPRIPPVEEMVALVERALRVLPKELFWVNPDCGLKTRKEEEVLASLRNMLEAARILRQRYGG, encoded by the coding sequence TTGCCCCTGGTCACGGCAAACCTAGGATATCCGCGCCTAGGCTACCGGCGCGAGCTCAAGCGCGCCTTGGAGGGGTATTGGGAGGGCAAGATCACCCGCGAAACGCTTCTCGCCGAGCTGGAAGCGCTCGAACGCGCCCACCTCACCCTGCAGAAGGACAAAGGCCTCACCTACGTGCCCGTGGGCGACTTTTCCGCCTACGACCACGTGCTGGACCATGCCGCGCTCTTCGGCCTTCTGCCCAAGCGTTTCGGCTATCGGGGCGGGCCGGTAGACCTCGACCTCTACTTCGCCGTCGCCCGCGGTACGAAAGAAGCCCCGGCGGCGGCCATGGTGAAGTGGTTCAACACGAACTACCACTACATCGTCCCCGAGTGGGAAGAAGGTGTCACGCCCGAACTCACCGGCGAGGGCCCGGTCGAGCGCGTGCGCCGCGCCCGCGCGTGGGGAATCGAAAACGTCCGGCCCGTCCTCCTCGGACCCTACACCTTCGTCCGCCTGGCGAAAGGCCCCGGCGTAGAAGACGTCCGCCGGGCCGTGATGGCCCTCGTTCCCCTCTACGGGGAGATCCTGCGCCGCCTGGAAGCGGAAGGCGTTTCTTGGGTGCAGATCGACGAGCCTGCCCTCGTGCAGGACGTCCCGGAGGAGCACCTTCCGCTTCTCGAAGAGGCGTACGCCGCCCTCGTGGGCGCCCTTTCTTCCCTTCGCATCCTCCTTCAGACGTACTTCGAGGCCGTCGACCACTACGAACGCATCGTCCGGCTCCCCGTACACGGCATCGGCTTGGACTTCGTCCACGGAAGGGCGCGAAACGAAGCGGCGCTCGCCACTCACGGGTTCCCCGCAGACAAGGTACTCGGCGTCGGCCTCGTGAACGGGCGGAACGTCTGGCGTACTCCGCTCGGCGAACGTGCCGAGTGGCTCAAGGGGCTTACGCGCTACGTGTCTCCCGAGCGCCTGATCCTCCAGCCGTCGACCAGCCTCCTCTTCGTCCCGCACACCGTAAAACTCGAAAAGAAGCTCTCGCCCGAACTCATCCAAGTCCTGGCCTTCGCCGAGGAAAAGCTCGACGAACTCGCCCTTCTCGCCTACGCCCTCGATCCCACGCCGGAAGTACGCGAGGCGTACCGCGAGGCGGACGAAGCCCTCCGCCGCTTTGCCGCCGCCCACCCCTTCCCCGCCACCCAAGGCGAGGAACACGTCGGCCCGAGGAAAACACCCTTCCCCGAACGGTGGCGCATCCAGCAAGAACGCTTCCGTCTCCCCCTCTTCCCCACGACCATGATCGGCAGCCTCCCCCAGACGGAAGAAGTTCGGGCGGCCCGGGCGCGCTGGAAGCGCGGCGAATGGAGCACGGAGACGTACGAAACCTTCATCCGCGAGGAAATCGCCCGCTGGATTCGCATCCAGGAGGACCTCGGGATCGACGTGCTCGTGCACGGGGAATTCGAACGGTCGGACATGGTGGAGTTTTTCGCGGAAAAGATGGGCGGCTTTGCCTTTCTCGAGCGTGGATGGGTACAGTCCTACGGCTCGCGGGCCGTTCGGCCGCCGATCATCTACGGACCCGCCGCCTACCTCGAGCCGATCACCGTCTCGTGGACCGCGTACGCCCAAAGCCTCACGGATCGCCCCGTGAAGGGGATTCTCACGGGACCCGTTACGATCCTCCAGTGGTCGTACGCCCGGGAGGACGTGCCGCGGGAGACGGTGGCCCGATCGATCGCCTGGGCGATGCGCGAAGAAGTCTTGGCCCTCGAACGCGCGGGCATCGGGATCATCCAGATTGACGAACCCGCTTTCCGCGAGGCCCTCCCCCTGAAACACGCGGACTGGGCGGACTACCTCCGGTGGGCGGTGGAGACCTTCCACATCCTCTCCAACGGCGTGCAGGACCAAACGCAGATCCAGTCCCACATGTGCTACAGCAGATTCGACGACATCTTGGACGCCATCAAAGACCTCGACGCCGACGTCATCCTCATCGAGACGGCGCGAAGCCACGGCGAGCTCATCGCCGCCTTCGAAGAAGGTGGGTACCCCAACGCCATCGGCCTCGGAGTGTGGGACATCCACAGCCCGAGGATCCCTCCCGTGGAGGAAATGGTCGCCCTCGTCGAACGGGCGCTCCGCGTCCTGCCGAAGGAGCTCTTTTGGGTCAATCCCGACTGCGGCCTCAAGACGCGCAAGGAAGAGGAGGTCCTCGCTTCCCTCCGGAACATGCTCGAAGCGGCCCGGATCCTCCGCCAGCGGTACGGGGGATGA
- a CDS encoding Aspartyl-tRNA(Asn) amidotransferase subunit C, translated as MGGGIRAREARAARDVRRLLGKACDAASRCEKGVPEVPLSPETWEKLQYLARLELSAEERVRMEHELEELLAFASALRQLPLDGVSPMILPVEVEPVLRADVPEEFPSREELFRSAPEVQDGSFVVPNVLEE; from the coding sequence TTGGGAGGCGGAATTCGGGCGCGCGAAGCTCGTGCGGCGCGCGACGTACGCCGGCTTCTCGGGAAGGCGTGCGATGCGGCTTCCCGCTGCGAAAAGGGGGTACCCGAGGTGCCGCTTTCGCCCGAAACGTGGGAAAAACTCCAGTATCTCGCCCGGCTCGAGCTTTCGGCCGAGGAAAGGGTGCGCATGGAGCACGAGCTCGAGGAACTTCTCGCGTTCGCGTCCGCCCTGCGCCAGTTGCCCCTGGACGGTGTCTCCCCTATGATCCTGCCCGTTGAGGTGGAACCGGTCCTTCGCGCGGACGTGCCGGAGGAATTCCCCTCGCGGGAAGAGCTCTTTCGAAGCGCTCCTGAAGTCCAGGACGGGTCCTTTGTCGTTCCGAACGTCCTCGAGGAGTGA
- a CDS encoding Aspartyl-tRNA(Asn) amidotransferase subunit A, translating to MDDLSVLAWRSRIASGEAAPEDVVRHYLEAIAARDPEIHAFLLVREEAREEARNLRAEDRQTLPFFGIPVALKDNFLTRGVRTTAGSRMLETYVPPVDATAWERLAHGGAVLLGKTNLDEFAMGVSTETSAFGPTRNPWDPTRTAGGSSGGSAAAVAAGFAPLALGSDTGGSVRQPAAYTGIVGFKPTYGLVSRYGLIPMAASLDTVGVFARTVDDAAYAFVHIAGSDPKDPTSFGKLPPAFADRLAELRRLAYPARAERLRALLSRGFSGAKVALVRELFGDGVSPEVRTAVEAAVRRMEALGARVEAVSVPELEHAGAVYAVVMSAEAASHLGRFDGVRFGLRVPAGDVDALYTRTRSRGFGWEAKRRILFGTYVTLSESFVDLYERALRARRFLASRLEALFADFDFLLGPATPTTAPVVGAAGDVDPVVELTQDLLTLPANLAGLPAVSVPAGRGSDGMPVGLQIVGPRYSDLDVLAFAFAWEEARPPEARPPFGGKVPGSSPREGGSGR from the coding sequence ATGGACGACCTTTCCGTACTCGCGTGGCGGAGCCGCATCGCCTCGGGCGAGGCGGCACCCGAGGACGTCGTCCGGCACTACCTGGAGGCCATAGCCGCGCGCGACCCCGAGATCCACGCCTTCCTCCTCGTGCGCGAGGAAGCGCGCGAAGAGGCGCGGAACCTGAGGGCAGAAGATCGGCAAACCCTTCCCTTTTTCGGGATTCCCGTTGCCCTGAAGGACAACTTCCTCACCCGCGGCGTGCGGACGACGGCGGGGAGCCGGATGCTCGAAACCTACGTGCCGCCCGTAGATGCCACCGCGTGGGAACGCCTCGCCCACGGCGGTGCGGTGCTCTTGGGCAAGACAAACCTCGACGAATTCGCCATGGGCGTCTCGACGGAGACGAGCGCCTTCGGGCCCACGCGCAACCCGTGGGATCCCACACGTACGGCCGGCGGTTCGAGCGGCGGTTCGGCGGCGGCGGTGGCCGCAGGCTTCGCCCCCCTTGCCCTGGGGAGCGACACGGGAGGTTCCGTGCGCCAACCGGCGGCGTACACGGGAATCGTGGGCTTCAAGCCGACGTACGGGCTCGTCTCCCGCTACGGGCTCATTCCCATGGCCGCCTCTCTCGATACCGTGGGCGTCTTTGCCCGTACCGTAGATGACGCCGCCTACGCTTTCGTCCACATCGCCGGAAGCGACCCCAAGGACCCCACGAGCTTTGGGAAACTCCCCCCGGCCTTTGCGGACCGGCTTGCAGAACTCCGGCGGCTCGCCTACCCCGCCCGCGCCGAGCGCTTGCGCGCGCTCTTGTCCCGCGGGTTTTCCGGAGCAAAGGTGGCCCTCGTCCGCGAGCTTTTCGGAGACGGCGTATCGCCCGAAGTTCGTACCGCCGTAGAAGCCGCCGTCCGCCGCATGGAAGCGCTCGGGGCCCGCGTCGAGGCCGTGTCCGTTCCCGAACTCGAGCACGCGGGCGCCGTGTACGCCGTGGTGATGAGCGCCGAAGCCGCATCGCACCTCGGCCGCTTCGACGGCGTACGCTTCGGCCTGCGCGTCCCGGCAGGAGACGTCGACGCGCTGTACACCCGGACGCGCTCCCGAGGGTTCGGGTGGGAGGCGAAGCGCCGCATCCTCTTCGGCACCTACGTCACGCTTTCCGAGTCCTTTGTCGACCTGTACGAACGGGCGCTCCGCGCCCGCCGCTTCCTCGCCTCCCGCCTCGAGGCCCTCTTTGCCGACTTCGACTTCCTCCTCGGTCCTGCGACCCCGACGACGGCCCCGGTCGTGGGTGCCGCCGGGGACGTCGACCCCGTAGTCGAGCTCACGCAGGACCTCCTCACGCTTCCCGCCAACCTCGCGGGATTGCCGGCGGTGAGCGTGCCCGCCGGTCGCGGGTCCGACGGGATGCCCGTGGGACTCCAGATCGTAGGCCCACGCTATTCCGACCTGGACGTCCTCGCGTTTGCGTTTGCCTGGGAGGAAGCGCGTCCGCCGGAGGCGCGGCCTCCCTTCGGCGGGAAGGTTCCGGGATCATCGCCCCGGGAAGGAGGGAGCGGACGATGA
- a CDS encoding Aspartyl-tRNA(Asn) amidotransferase subunit B: protein MSAVREEARATEYEAVIGFEVHVELATATKLFCSCPTTFGAPPNAHTCPICLGHPGTLPLLNERAVEYALRAALALGCEIERRVHFDRKHYFYPDLPKAYQMSQVHAPIGRNGALTIEVGGRTKVIRIREMHLEEDAGKSVHLPDDAGTLIDLNRAGVPLIEIVTEPDISSPEEARAFLEELRLTMLYLGISDVRMEEGSLRADANVSVRPKGSPVLGSKVEVKNLNSISGVERAVAYEIERQVALLRRGERVVSETRRWDEDRRLTFPMRQKFGGEDYRPIHDPEVVPYVLEESYVERVRAELPELPHARRKRLREAYGLSAYDAGVLTANRELGDLFEAGVREGAPPKPLANWLMSEFLGYVNERGLSVRDVPITPRQWAELLALIEEGTISTKIAKTVFQRMAESGRDPREIVETEGLVQIADPEALRKIVERVIEANPKSVEDYRKGKEKALGFLVGQVMRETRGKAHPELVNRLLREALGEPGGA, encoded by the coding sequence ATGAGCGCGGTGCGCGAAGAAGCGCGTGCGACGGAATACGAGGCGGTCATCGGGTTCGAAGTGCACGTGGAACTCGCCACGGCCACCAAGCTCTTTTGTTCCTGTCCGACGACGTTCGGTGCCCCGCCCAACGCGCACACGTGCCCCATCTGCCTCGGCCATCCCGGGACGCTCCCGCTTTTGAACGAGCGGGCCGTGGAATACGCCCTGCGCGCCGCTCTGGCGTTGGGGTGCGAGATCGAGCGGCGCGTGCACTTCGACCGCAAGCACTATTTCTACCCCGACCTCCCCAAGGCGTACCAAATGAGCCAAGTTCACGCCCCCATCGGGCGAAACGGGGCACTCACCATCGAGGTAGGCGGGCGTACCAAGGTGATCCGGATTCGGGAGATGCACCTCGAGGAAGACGCCGGCAAGAGCGTCCACCTGCCGGACGACGCGGGAACCCTCATCGACCTCAACCGCGCCGGCGTCCCCCTCATCGAGATCGTCACCGAACCCGACATCTCTTCTCCGGAGGAGGCGCGGGCCTTTCTCGAGGAATTGCGCCTCACGATGCTCTACCTCGGGATCAGCGACGTGCGCATGGAGGAAGGCTCCCTCCGCGCCGACGCGAACGTGTCCGTGCGCCCGAAGGGCTCTCCCGTCCTCGGGTCCAAAGTCGAAGTGAAGAACCTGAACTCCATCTCCGGCGTCGAGCGCGCCGTCGCCTACGAGATCGAGCGGCAAGTTGCCCTCCTCCGCCGCGGCGAACGTGTGGTGAGCGAGACGCGGCGTTGGGACGAAGACCGTCGCCTCACCTTCCCCATGCGGCAAAAGTTCGGCGGCGAAGACTACCGCCCGATCCACGATCCCGAGGTCGTCCCCTACGTCCTCGAGGAAAGCTACGTGGAACGCGTGCGCGCGGAACTCCCCGAACTCCCCCACGCGCGCCGGAAGCGGCTACGGGAAGCGTACGGACTCAGCGCCTACGACGCCGGCGTGCTCACGGCCAACCGCGAACTCGGCGACCTCTTCGAGGCGGGGGTACGCGAGGGGGCTCCGCCCAAGCCTCTGGCGAATTGGCTCATGAGCGAGTTTTTGGGGTACGTGAACGAGCGGGGGCTCTCCGTTCGCGATGTCCCCATCACCCCGCGGCAGTGGGCGGAACTCCTCGCCCTGATCGAGGAAGGTACGATTTCCACGAAGATCGCCAAGACCGTCTTTCAGCGCATGGCGGAGAGCGGCCGGGATCCGCGCGAGATCGTGGAAACCGAGGGGCTCGTGCAAATCGCGGATCCGGAGGCCCTGCGAAAGATCGTAGAACGGGTCATCGAGGCGAACCCGAAGTCCGTGGAAGACTACCGAAAAGGGAAGGAAAAAGCCCTCGGGTTCCTCGTCGGCCAGGTCATGCGCGAAACGCGCGGGAAGGCTCACCCGGAGCTCGTAAACCGGCTCTTGCGCGAAGCCTTGGGAGAGCCGGGCGGAGCGTGA